Below is a window of Malania oleifera isolate guangnan ecotype guangnan chromosome 1, ASM2987363v1, whole genome shotgun sequence DNA.
GCGTCGGCACCCTTGTCTTCCCCTTCCACACACGTTGATGAAAATACCTCCTCTGCTGAATGGCATCGTTGCCTAGGCCACCCGTCTCTCCAGCTTGTTTCTCACATCCTCCATCATCATCGGCTACTCTCTAGTTGTGCTGATTACTCATTCTTCTGCCCTGATTGCCCTTTGGCTAAAAGTCACCAACTGCCCTTCTCTCCAAATTGGGCTCAGGCCTCCAAGCCACTTGAACTTATGTGTGTTAATGTTTTGGGCCCAACTTTGTATTTGTCCAGATGTGATTTTATATTTTACTTATCCATTGTTGATCAATACACTTGGTTCTGTTGGTTTTTCCCCCTCACACTTAAatatgatgtgtttcatgttttcACTAATTTTATTCCCTATGTTGAACGTCACTTTAACTCCAAATTAATTTCCATTAAGACGAATGATGGTGGTGAATTCAAATCACTCACTTCTTTTTGCCAAAAATTTGGCTTCACACACCAATTAACTTGCCCGCATACCCATCAACAAAATGGTCTTGTTGAATGCAAGCACAGGCACATTGTTGAAACCAGACTTGCCTTACTGGCTCATGCAAAATTACCCTATAAATTTTGGGCTGACGCCTTTGAAACTGTTGTGTACCTCATCAATTGTCTTTGCTCTCCCACCTTAAAAAATAAATCTCCCTACTCCTTGGTGTTTCATAAAGATCCGGACTacaaatttcttaaaatttttggtTGCAAATGTTGGCCCAATCTTCAACCCTTTAATAATCACAAAATGCGTTTTCGTTCCAAATCCTATTTATTTATGGGCTACAGCCGCTCTtacaaaggctacaaatgcttGGATCTCTACTCAAATAGATTGTACATCTTCTGGGATGTTTTATTCAACGAGGcatcctttccttttgtaaatcTCTTGGCTGACCCCAATTCCTCTCCTGTGCCCTCTCCACTGTTCACCTTCCTCTCATTTCTCAATATATTTTGGGCCAGGCCCAATTCTCTCAAATCCCCTCAATTAGACCTCTTCCCCTTTTAGCCCATCATCGCTCCTACCCACCCCTGCAACTTCTCCATCTCTTTCATCCCCAATCTCACCAGATAACCCTAATCCATCTCCTCCTTCTCGATTGGCTCCCCACAACCTTGTTCCACCTCGATCAGCTATCATCACAAGATCTCACACCCATTTGTCTCATCCTCGCATCTTCATTGATGGCACGGCGCCGTATCCTACTCGCCACTGTCTCACCACTAAAGCTATCCCTTCCGACAGTTACTCTGCGACCTCCAAGCTCCTTGAATGGTGCTTTGCTATGAATGACAAGTACACCACTCTCATTCAAAACCACACCTGGACCTTGGTTCCCCACAACCCCTCTTCTAACATTCTTGGTTGCTGGTGGATTTATCGAACCAAATACGATTCTGATGGCATGATTCAATAGCGGAAAGCATGCTTAGTTGCAAAAGGATTCAATCAACGAGAAGGGGTCGATTACCATGACACCTTCAGTCCGGTTATTAAGGCCCCTACCATCCGGTTGGTCCTCTCACTTGTTGTAGCTCACCGCTGGTCCCTGTGACAAATTGATATTCAAAATGcctttcttcacggtgacttatCTTATACAGTTTATATGCACTAGCCTCAAGGCTTCATTGATTCCCTACATCCACATTATGTGTGCAAACTGGAGAAGGCGCTCTATGGACTTAAATAGGCCCTTCAAGCATGGTTTGCTCAACTGAGCTCTTGGCACCTTAAGTATGCCCTCTTTGCTTCCAAAGCTGATCCTTCTTTAATCATTTTTGCTCATGGTTCTGTGAAAATTTTTCTATTGCTCTATGTCAATGATATTGTTATCACTGCATCTCTTGACTCTTCCATTGACTCCCTCATTGCCGCCCTCGGTCAATCCTTTCTTGTTAAAGACTTAGGCCCTTTGTCTTATTTTCTGGGTTTGGAGATTGATTATCTATAGGATGGTATTCTGCTCACTCAATGAAAATACATTAAGGATTTGCTTCATCACAGCAATATGCTAAATGCCAAACCCATGTCCTCACCTATGGCGGCCTCCTTAAAATTGTCTACATTTGATTCCCGTTCGTTTGATGATCCAACCCTCTTTAGAAGCACCATTGGAGCTCTTCAATATTTGTCTCACACTTGACCAGACATTAGTTTCTCAGTGAATAAAGTTTTCCAGTTTATGCACGATCCCAAAGTCTCCCATTGGAGTACTGTTAAATGAATTTTGAGGTAGCTTAAGGGGCCTATTAATCATGAGCTCATATTTCCCTTCAAATCCTCTCTGACCCTTCAAACCTACTCCGATGCCGATTAGGCGGGTTGTCCTAATGACCGACGATCAACCGGTGGATATTGCATTTTTCTTGGCAACCATTTGATTTCATGGAGTTCCAAAAAGCATAAAATAGTAGCTCGCTCAAGCACAAAGGCTGAATACAACTCTATTGCAACTGCTGTGGCTGAAACAATCTGGTTACAAACTGTCTTATGCGAGTTgtggatctctctctctcacgtGCTCCAATCTTATGGTATGACAACATTGGCGCAACTTACCTCACAGCCAACCCAGTTTATCACTCTTGGACAAAACACATAGACATCGATTTTCATTTTGTCCATGACCGAGTGGCAGCAAAATCATTATCAGTTTCTTTTCTCTGCTCATAGGACCAAATTGTAGATATCTTCACCAAACCTCTGGTCACTAAAAAATTTCTTCGTTTTCGGTCAAATCTCAATGTTATTGAATTGGACTCGAGGGGGCGTATTAGCATAAATGTAAATGACCTTATGGAGCACAATAACAAATGCCTTGTAACTATAGGCATCTTTTCTCTATCTCTTTATAACTGTAGGCTTCTGTTTGTTATTCCCTCTCAATTTTATAACAAACTTGATTCCTTCTTTACTTGAATAAGTTCTCGAGTACTGTAAATGAAATCCGCAATGAGCATATTCCAGCTATTAGCTTCTCTGTCTGATAATCCTGAGGTCAAACTACAATAATTTCACTTTTACATCATGGATTTTATCTCATTTGCCAAGTTGAAGGATATATAAATGTCGTACTCTATAAAtaagttttgtattttttttttgtttgtataTACTATTTTAGCCCGTTTGTTTATTACTTTTTATTTGAGATTGGACTTATCATGGTTTGAAATTtgtgtaattattttatttttaaattttcttaattaataaCAAGTTTAAATCTTTGATTGAGTAAGATATATTTCCATGATTGATTCTTGAAATGTatatttatacatttaattttttaaatatttatttcttaaaaattttaattttacaaaggTTTCATGGCATTCTTATTCATGTCTCTCAAGTCGTACCTCACATGAGGAGATGActaaataatttaatattcatatttagaCTTTGTTTTAGTTATATTAATTTATCCTTTATTTCACAaatttaaaattacattttagcatCAGACATCCAACACAAGCTTAATTTtatcaaacttaaaaaaaaaaaaaaaaaaaaaaaaaaaaaaaaaaataataataataataataatttcacatTCATGAATTTTAAAACTATATGTGAAgcttaaataataaattaaatggtTAGCTAGGAATTTCAATTTAAGAGagattaaaatatgatttttggttaAAATAATGTACTGCGTAATTagcaattttttaaaatactggTTAGTGTGGGATCCAAAGGCTCtaattaaagaattttaaaaataaataaatgataaatgtTGAGATATTGAAATGAATAGTAAAAAGGGCAAAAGACACTTACCTTCCCGAGGCTTGCCAAAAAGATGCGGACATCCCTTGaggtttaaaaattttcattaacCTCTCCTAAGATTTAAAAAATATCACAAATATTTcctaagatttttcaaaagatacAAAGTTTTCCACAAAAGATTTATCTGGTTACAATGGgaggtttgtatctttttgacaaatcttagaAAAGATCtttgaaattcttgaaacctcgGATAGGTTTTTGAAAAGTTCAATtttaggtagatacactcacggagccagcgatacctgtggatggtgagagtttactctgtgagtcagtaggaaccgtggatggtgagagttcgctctgtgagctagcgtggaccatggatggtgagagttttctatgagccagcggagactgtggatggtaatggagatgtgtctcaaGGATCGAGTTGGccgaacatccaactgatgcatAGAAGTCGTATCCgcatccggactttaccctgatcagtgAGACCTAAGGGCGAAGGACGTTGATAAatggtttggtgccgcaccaggggatcCGAAGGgttcgttggtggctggagtttctatgtaataaaaaaaagtaaGTTTGGAGTtctaaactttgaaaaaaataaaaacaaagcgACAAATAAATAGAACATTTGAAGAAAGGAAATGATATATAAACAAAGTTCTACCCAAGTGAAAAATAGATGAAAAATCACAACTTAAGTGATTTGTAGATTCAAGTGAATCGAGAATGTTtgaagaaaaatttttttttgagtgCTGTGAAAATGGTTAATTAAGCCTTTGCAAAATGAAGCGATTTAAAAAATTTGACGACTTTTAAAATTTATGGCAAGTTCATAAATGATGAATCAATAAATTTGAATAAGTAAACTAGGACAAATCAAGTCGTAAGGGAAAGTCAAGGATTAACTTGAAATGTGATGCATGTGCTTGAATTAGTAATTAAGTCCTAACTAGGTGACATCGatgcaaaaaaataataaattaggaaaaaaattccTAGAATTGTAAATCAATTCATTTGAATCATAAATTATGTCTCTCGAATTATAGATGATATCAAATGTGAGAAATTGGCAATACTGAATACAGAGGTGTGAATCACATGACATGTAATGTTAAATTAGTCCCATTTATACTAAGTCAAGTTAAATGAGCTTATACTAAATACGTCAATAGTCTGTCTTTTCATGAGACAAAAGTCAATTTTATAAGGCCATTCTTACGGCCACACAGATCAACAAACACACtataaatgtttttaaaatcaaaccAACAAATGAATCATAGCCAAATTAAAATTGcaataaaaatacatattttaatGGACATAAATACACACATTATAAAATCATGTAAATTAATATCAAATGGCTCAAAGTGGCAATCAAAACTTGAGAGGATTGAGAGAATGAACCTACAAACTTGTGAACCCTAAATACAAAAAGgcaagaagaaaaataataaattgtttAATTATCTATAAGTTACATGTTAAATATTTAGACTCGTTTTGATTTTGAGTTAGTCGGCCAGCTAGTTTaaaccctctttttttttttttcatgtttggttttGGTTGATGTGCATGTCTAATTATATTAGAAATGACTTAAGTTTTGATCAGTTGAATTGCTGGTTTTAatatggttttaaaaatattgattGGCTTAGTTTGATCTTGAAAATATTGGATTGAAgtgaaaaaaaattagtttgaaaCACTCTACGGGAAAAGGTAAAAATGGAGAAGTCAAAGTAGTATGCTCTAAGGAATTATCTGTTGAGGATTTTGCTCAGGTCATTGATGAGTTTATAGGTAGAGACTTAAGAAAAAGATAacttaatatataattattaaaaagtttaagacttaaaaaataaattctctctctctctctctctctctctctctctctctctctctctctctctctctctctctctctattttttaagtaaaaaatttAACTCTTGTTTGTTTTCATTAATAAATGACTTGTATAAAGATAAGAGCCTCGAATtgatcctttttttttattttttattacgcACTGAACTTCCACGTGTCTTTTTTACGGTCTACGTGACTAATCCCGCGTCTTTTAAATTCAGCGACGAAAATGAATCCGAAAGGGTTTGAATACCTAATCTCGTAAGAGACACTCTTACAGTCCGCACTATCACCTGAACTATACCTCGGAGTTCAAATTGATCCTTttgatgactatgcatgcatctTTTATAGCATTTGAACAATTCAAAGCAACTTAATAATTAAAGTTGTCTCCTTCCTtacaatatttatgaataaacaagtaacttaataaaaaaataataatattcgaaaatattaaattaattatatctttcataattttttaaaagaattataaatttaaaattataaaaaaaattactcCTTATATATGCACGCCAGGAAGAGCGCGGAGTCTTCCTTCAATGACCACGTGATTTCTGCAGATCTGGTGGCCGCTGGGCACCACTGGCTTTGTGTCTGAGCCAGCGAGTGAAGCCATCTCTGGGATACCTGCGCGTGAGCTCGACAGAAGTCTaactgacattatttatttatttattaaagagTCAGATATGAACCGTATGCTTCACGAAATATCTCCTTCtcaaaataaatatgatgtatatatagttatttaaaaataaattatgcacgaagattttaataataaaatttgaaatatttattttgtatttttttataaacttataaaattttataaaaataaaactatcaaattcttttaatataaaataatcaCATATTGGAAAGATTTTGGATTTAAAATTGTactagatttgaataaaatataatataaaattattttaaaatttatctaaattaaatattcaaaattcacaCTCCCAAGCATTACggtataataataaaaaatcatcTCAATTAAATTGCAAATGAGCTTAATTGATTTGACTTTTGCCATATTCGAATTAAACTCAAATTAAAAGTTAGTATACTTGTTCATACATGTTCATTATGCGAATGAATGGATTGCTAAGCTCTTATCGAGCTGAATTGTCAAGCTATTAACGCATGTTTTCGTGCGTTTGAATTTCTCATTATGAGAGACATGATACCCTTAAAATTTTATTAGGAAAAGGGTGAAATGAACTCTTAATAATACTATTATACTTGCATTTGTATTGAAAGTGTAAATGAATTTCAAATTCTAATCACGAAGAGTATTACAAAAGATGTTTATATAcacataataataacaaaatgtTTAACTGAAAGAATAAAATATTAACATAATAACAAATCTTCAACTGAATATATATGTAGCAGGTTGAACGTGGGAACTCTGTTTTACTAATTGAAAAAATGCTCTTGCAGGCTGCTACAGTAACTAGTAATTGGTTTCTGCCTGCTGCAATAACTAGTAATTGGTTTTGCTGGTAACTAAAAAGTTGTTGTAGCATTGTATGATAAAGAGATGGAAGCTACTGCTCTGGTGCTCTGCTGAATGTTGTTTCTGGTAAATGCAGCATTGTGTGATGAAGGCTGCAAGATATATTATCTGCTAATatgccccctcaagatggagatggGGAATGGATATTCAACATACCCATCTTGCACAAGAGATGATGAAATGCATCAGAACCCAAtgcttttgtaaaaatatcagctaACTGATGATGTGTTGGAAtgtgaagaagatgaagaaatcCAGCTTGAACTTTATCACGAACTAAATGACAATCAATATCTATATGCTTTGTTCGCTCATGAAAAATAGGATTAGAGGCGATGTGCAttgcagcttgattatcacataaTAAAGAAATAAGTAAAGAAATTGAAACACCAAGATCTTTGAGTAAGGTGACAAGCCATGTTAATTCACAAGCAATAGTTGCCATAGCTCggtattcaacttcagaagaaGACCGAGAGACAGTGGTTTGTTTCTTAGATCACCACGAGATAAGAGAGTtaccaagaaaaatacaaaagcCAGTAACTGATCGACGAGAATCAGGACAACTAGCCCAGTCTAAATCAGTAAAACCAATAAGTTTAAAGGATGAGTGAGTAGGAAAAAATATTCCTCGACCAGGAGAAGATTTAAGATAACGAAGCACACGATGAGCAGCATGAAGATGAGGTAGCCGTGGGGTATCCATGAATTGAGCAAGACTCTGAATAGAGAAAGCAATATCTGGTCTTGTAATTGTGAGATATAATAATCTTCCAATAAGACGGCGATATTGTAAAGGATCCGAAAGAAAATCACCCTCAAATCAAGAAAGTTTAAGATATTGAGTCATGGGGAAAGCAACAGGTTTAGAACCAAGAAAACCTGTATCTTGCAAAACATCCAACGTATACTTACGTTGACAAAGAAATATACCGTTGGAAGATCGAGCAACTTCAAGTCCCAAGAAATACCGTAAGCAACCAAGATCCTTGATTTGAAAAGTGGAATGAAGAAAATGTTTGATGGTAGTGATAGAAGCAATGCTGGAACTGGCAATTataatatcatcgacatacactAGAAGTACAGTAAAATCTGAAGAAGAAGTCTTGGTAAAAAGACAGGAATCAAATTTGGATTGAAAAAATCCATGAGTAAGTAATGTGGTGACAAGCTTAGAGAACCATTGTCTGGAAGCCTGCTTCAACCCATAAAGACTCTTATGAAGTCTGCAAACCAAATCAGTTTTGTCCTTTGGTCCATAACCAGGAGGAAGTTTCATATAGACCTCTTCTGATAAATCATCATGTAAGAAAGCATTGTTAACATCAAGTTGATGAATAAACCAGTTATTGATTGCAGCAACAGCTAATACACATTGTATAGAAACCATTTTGGCTACTAGAGAAAATGTTTCAaaataatcaatgccttcctgtTGAGTGTAGCCTTTGGCTACTAATCGGGCCTTATATCATTCAATGGATCCATTTGAATTATACTTAATGCGATAGacccacttgcatccaatggTTTTGTAGCCATGAGGTAACTTAGCAAGAGACCAAGTCTGGTTTTCCTCGAGTGCACGTATTTCCTTATCCGTGGCATTGCGCCATTTAGCAATTTTAACAGCTTGATGACAATATTGTGGTTCAGTATGTACAGAAACATTCAATATAAAAGAATGATAGGCTGAAGAGAGATTACAATATGATAAAATAGAAGATAGAGGATACTGATTACCTGAAGATGGCAGGTCTGAACTGTGAAGAGAAGAAGGGACTGATGTAAAATTATTGGCCAGAGAACAATGGTAATCATGAAGATAAGAAGGTGGATGGCTAGGACGTGTTGTTCTTTGAAGAGTAAGAGAATTAGAATCAGATGATTGAGATGAAGAAGATGACATACTGTTTGATGCAGATGGAGTGTTTggtgaaaaatgtgaaatatcagGAGAACAATCTGTTTGAGGAGTAGGCAGAACAACATCAGAAATTGATGGTGACATAAGAAAATCTGAAGGTAAGGAAGCAAAAGGAaattaattttcatgaaaaataacatcaTGAGAAACAAATGTTTGATGAGATTGTAAATCAAACAGTTTGTAGCCTTTGATGCCAAATGGATAACCAAGAAAGATGCAACGACGAGAACGAGCATCAAATTTATGATGATTAAAAGGAAGAGTGGAAGCAAAACAGAGTGCACCAATAACTCTTATGGGAGAATAATCAGGAGATTTACCAAATAaaagttcataaggagttttatttgaTAATAGAGGAGTCGGTGTACGATTGATGATATATGCTGCTGCTAGAATACAGTCAAACCAGAAGGCTAATGGAAGATGAGCTTGGAAACGAATTGATCTTGCAATGTTAAGCAAATGTTGATGTTTTCGTTCCACTACagaattttgttgaggagtattgATGCAGGATTTTTGATGGATAATCCCATTTGAATGATAAAATTCAGCCATATTAAATTCTGAACCATTATCagttcttattattttaacagTTGACTGAAATTGATTGTGAACTAAGGCAAAAAAAGATTGAAGTAACATACGAGTCTCAGATTTTGATTTCATAAGAAAAATCCATGTGCATCTcaaataatcatcaacaatggacaaaaaataatgaaaaccTTGTAATGAAGGAGTTGCAAATGGACCCCAAATGTCTACatgaattaattgaaaaataaaagtggaTACAGATTTACTATGATGAAATGGAAGTCTATGTTGTTTTGCAAGTGGACAAACATTACATGTATGTTTGTTTGAAgtagaaaatgaaatatgatcacGTAACAGATACAATCGTTCAGAAGAAAGATGGCCTAGTCTTTGATGCCAAATATCAAATGACTTATGTGTATTGTTTGAAGAAAAGCTGTTATTGACAGTATTTGCAGAAGAACAATTATTATTGGAAAAAGAAAGCAGATGATAAAGGCCATTAGATAATCTACCCAGTCCAATCATCTTCCACAGCCGCATGTCCTGGATGAAacaaaaagatgaagaaaaaatCAGACAACATGCTAGTGAAGATGATAGTTTACTAGCAGAAATAAGATTGAATTTGAAAGAGGGAACATAGAGAACATCATGTAAGAttaaagaagaagagagaaaaacagtACCAATGTGAGTAACAGAAACTGAATTTCCGTTTGGCAAATTTACAGAAGCTTTTACAGAAGATGTAATGGAAGTTAAAAAATTGACACTACTAACCATATGATCAGTTGCACCCGTGTCTATGATCCAAGGAGTAGAAGAAGACAAGGAAGAAAAACAATTAGAAGCAAAAATGGAAGATGAAGCTGATAAAGACATACCTGTCATATGCATTGAGGTTAAGGAGGAGCTACCATTGGGAATAGTGGAGGCTCCTAAAGCTGAAGATGATGGAGGTGAAGGTTGAAGAAGAGCCAACAATTGAGTACACTGTTCTTGGGTAAATGGTAAAGAAGGATTGTCTGAGATAACTTGATTTCCAGaaatattttctttctttgaCTTGGTGAATTTAAAACCAGGTGGAAAACCATGAAGACGGTAGCATTTTGCAATAGTATGACCTGAAATTCCACAATGAGAACAAATAatcttgtctttcttgaaagaTTTTACAGCATTGAATGAAGGTTTAATTGTAGCCATAGCAGCTGAATCAAAGATCGGAGCTGAAATTGAAGTAAGCTGTCGCTGGCCTTCGTCTTGAAGCAGTAATGAGAATGCTTTGTTAATTGTTGGAAGAGGATCCATCATTAACAAATGACCTCGTATAGCTGAGAAAGAATCATTTAATCCCACAAGAAATTGAATAGTATAATCAAATTGCTCACGTTCAAATACTTTCTGAAGTGCTCCACAAGAACAAGATGGTGAACAGGAACAACAAGGAGCAGGGTGATAAGTCTGGAGTTCATCCCATAGAGTCTTCAGCTGAGTGTAATACTGAGTGATAGACAATTGACCTTGAGAAAGATCTGAGATTGATTTCTTTAGCTGAAAAACTCGTGGTGCACTGCTCCTGGAAAACCTTTGTTGTAGATCTAGCCATATGTTTCTTGCATTATCAGAAAATAAAACACTGGATGCAATGTCCTTTGATAACGAATTTGTAATCCAAGCAACAACCATTGAATTGCAGCGCCCCCATGCAAAATGAAGAGGATAATTCATGGCAGGTTGTGGAAGAGAGCCATCAATGAATGAGAGTTTATTTTTAGCATGAAGAGATGTAATCATGGAACGACTCCATGTATGGTGGTTTGTTTTAGTGAACGGTGTTGTAACGAGAGCAACACCAGGACTATCTCCATGATGCAGAAAATAAGGATTGAGGAAATCTTCTATAGTTGATGAATTCGAGGAAGTATTGGATGAAGAAGAATTGGTAGAAGCCATGAGAATTTCAAGAAAGCTTCAGGAATAAAATGAGGAAGAACTTCAgatctgctctgataccatattgaaAGTGTAAATGAATTTCAAATTCTATATCACGAAGAGTATTACAAAAGATGTTTATATAcacataataataacaaaatgtTTAACTGAAAGAATAAAATATTAACATAATAACAAATCTTCAACCGAATATATATGTAGCAGGTTGAATGCGGGAACTCTGTTTTGCTAACTGAAAAAATGCTCTTGCAGGCTGCTACAGTAACTGGTAATTGGTTTCTGCCTGCTGCAGTAACTGGTAATTGGTTTTGCTGGAAACTAAAAAGTTGTTGCAGCATTGTATGATGAAGAGATGGAAGCTACTGCTCTGGTGCTCTGCTGAATGTTGTTTCTGGTAAATACAGCATTGTGTGATGAAGGCTGCAGGATATATTATCTGCTAATAATTTGGGTACATGAATTTTGAtgtatgaatttgaatttatgtgtgTTTTGATTATAATGCAATATCATattgtattgatttttttttatcctaTATTTGGATAGGCTTTGGATTTTGAGTTATAatgaatttgaataagatgtaatataaatttatattgaaattaaCTTGAATATTGTTCAAACTTGGTTAACCTTAGAAGTTGCTAGTGTTTGTTTTGCAGGAACTACCAAAagagatgctaaggaggtgcaagggtcacaaacttgtcaaggtagaGAATTGTTGGAATGTCAAGCGTTGAAGAAATAAAAAGGAATCTGAGCTGTCCATTTT
It encodes the following:
- the LOC131148757 gene encoding uncharacterized protein LOC131148757, with the translated sequence MATIACELTWLVTLLKDLGVSISLLISLLCDNQAAMHIASNPIFHERTKHIDIDCHLVRDKVQAGFLHLLHIPTHHQLADIFTKALGSDAFHHLLCKMGLSDREANSWNMLIADFIYSTRELIQVKKESTTKNVRRGVVGNQGPGVVLNESGVLVIHSKAPFKELGGRRVTVGRDSFSGETVASRIRRRAINEDARMRQMGVRSCDDS
- the LOC131148773 gene encoding uncharacterized protein LOC131148773, whose product is MASTNSSSSNTSSNSSTIEDFLNPYFLHHGDSPGVALVTTPFTKTNHHTWSRSMITSLHAKNKLSFIDGSLPQPAMNYPLHFAWGRCNSMVVAWITNSLSKDIASSVLFSDNARNIWLDLQQRFSRSSAPRVFQLKKSISDLSQGQLSITQYYTQLKTLWDELQTYHPAPCCSCSPSCSCGALQKVFEREQFDYTIQFLVGLNDSFSAIRGHLLMMDPLPTINKAFSLLLQDEGQRQLTSISAPIFDSAAMATIKPSFNAVKSFKKDKIICSHCGISGHTIAKCYRLHGFPPGFKFTKSKKENISGNQVISDNPSLPFTQEQCTQLLALLQPSPPSSSALGASTIPNGSSSLTSMHMTGMSLSASSSIFASNCFSSLSSSTPWIIDTGATDHMVSSVNFLTSITSSVKASVNLPNGNSVSVTHIGTDMRLWKMIGLGRLSNGLYHLLSFSNNNCSSANTVNNSFSSNNTHKSFDIWHQRLGHLSSERLYLLRDHISFSTSNKHTYFLMSPSISDVVLPTPQTDCSPDISHFSPNTPSASNSMSSSSSQSSDSNSLTLQRTTRPSHPPSYLHDYHCSLANNFTSVPSSLHSSDLPSSGNQYPLSSILSYCNLSSAYHSFILNVSVHTEPQYCHQAVKIAKWRNATDKEIRALEENQTWSLAKLPHGYKTIGCKWVYRIKYNSNGSIE